From Virgibacillus ihumii, the proteins below share one genomic window:
- a CDS encoding YbaN family protein yields MKGVTKFLLVIAGSISLVLGLIGIILPLLPTTPLLLLAAACYVRSSRRLYVWLITNKYFGSYIENYRQGKGIPLKAKIMGVTFLWITMGCSIVFIIPLLSVKLLLAGIGAFFTWFILKQKTLYKAER; encoded by the coding sequence ATGAAAGGCGTAACAAAATTTTTATTAGTCATTGCCGGATCTATTTCATTGGTATTGGGTCTTATAGGCATTATACTGCCACTGCTGCCCACTACACCGTTGTTGCTGCTGGCTGCAGCTTGCTATGTCAGAAGCTCCAGACGATTGTATGTATGGTTGATTACGAATAAATATTTTGGTTCCTATATAGAAAATTACAGACAGGGCAAAGGGATTCCTTTAAAAGCAAAAATAATGGGAGTAACTTTTCTTTGGATAACCATGGGCTGTTCCATTGTATTTATCATTCCGTTACTTTCGGTTAAACTATTGCTGGCGGGGATCGGAGCCTTTTTTACATGGTTTATTTTAAAGCAGAAAACGTTATATAAGGCGGAAAGATAA
- the hisZ gene encoding ATP phosphoribosyltransferase regulatory subunit: MQQYLLDSSKDTGAEDFQVRNRTISALKKRFFTYGYRQVQTSVFEDYDLYAAIAGTIHKDDMIKVVDNSGKVLVMRPDMTIPITRMAAAENKKVNNSRLFYVQDVFRQSFEQIDRKEVTQAGVECFGESTAENDAEIIALAIQSLKDLGFDSFKLEVGHAGFFKALINELNLPNGKKEQIKTLIQSKNVAELEGLLADLSAEKEIVAAVRAIPMLYGDPITVINQADKLVLNETMKRTLQKLQNVYELLEAYGLTDYIVFDLGLINNMNYYTGVIFQGFVQNLGKPVLMGGRYDHLARNFNADMPAIGFACDVDSLLQAIYKQGKPGKSPVTDSILIVYEKSRQKDAMAAANDLRDSGYSVISSLSGKEETADVQIRFHTEENLLIMNETKTAFTNISELLQLIEKGMKNTTWIQSL, from the coding sequence TTGCAGCAATATTTATTGGATAGTTCTAAAGATACCGGTGCGGAGGATTTTCAAGTTCGGAATCGCACCATATCCGCTTTAAAAAAACGTTTTTTCACATATGGATACAGACAGGTACAAACGTCAGTTTTTGAAGATTACGATTTATACGCGGCAATAGCCGGCACCATTCATAAAGACGACATGATAAAAGTGGTGGACAATTCCGGAAAAGTTCTTGTCATGCGGCCGGATATGACCATCCCCATTACCCGGATGGCCGCTGCAGAAAATAAGAAGGTAAACAACTCACGGCTGTTCTATGTACAGGACGTATTTCGTCAGTCTTTTGAGCAAATAGACCGAAAAGAAGTCACACAAGCCGGGGTTGAGTGTTTTGGGGAAAGCACAGCCGAAAATGATGCGGAAATTATTGCGCTTGCAATCCAATCCCTGAAGGATCTCGGTTTCGACTCCTTTAAACTGGAAGTCGGCCATGCCGGTTTTTTCAAAGCTCTTATTAATGAATTAAATTTACCAAATGGAAAAAAAGAGCAAATCAAGACACTTATTCAATCTAAAAATGTTGCCGAATTGGAGGGTTTACTTGCTGACCTTTCAGCTGAAAAGGAAATAGTTGCAGCTGTCAGGGCAATTCCCATGCTTTATGGTGATCCGATAACGGTAATCAATCAAGCAGATAAACTTGTTTTAAATGAAACAATGAAACGGACACTGCAAAAACTGCAGAATGTTTATGAACTGTTGGAAGCATATGGACTGACAGACTATATTGTATTCGATCTTGGATTAATCAATAACATGAATTACTATACTGGCGTTATCTTTCAGGGATTTGTACAAAATCTTGGTAAGCCGGTGCTTATGGGTGGGAGATATGACCATCTTGCCAGGAATTTCAACGCTGACATGCCGGCTATCGGATTTGCCTGTGACGTTGACAGCCTGCTGCAGGCAATATACAAACAGGGAAAACCAGGAAAGTCTCCTGTCACAGACAGTATTTTGATAGTTTACGAGAAGAGTCGACAGAAAGATGCAATGGCAGCAGCAAATGACTTAAGGGATTCCGGATATTCTGTTATTTCCTCCTTATCAGGCAAGGAGGAAACTGCCGATGTCCAGATCAGATTCCATACAGAAGAAAATCTGCTGATTATGAATGAGACGAAAACAGCTTTCACCAACATTTCAGAACTGTTGCAGCTCATCGAGAAAGGAATGAAAAACACCACATGGATTCAATCACTATAG
- a CDS encoding histidinol-phosphatase HisJ family protein has protein sequence MFDYHIHSNFSADCETPMEQTIEKAMEIGLKEICFTEHIDYDYPDESIVFEFDLKAYDRKIREMQASYKDRIRIKKGVEIGLQPHLLKRYNNLLENHQFDFIICSMHSAEGKDLHSGSFFEGRSAEKSCEAYYNELLTCIKHFSRFSILGHIDLVKRYLQHQSTENFHEIIREIFREIIPAGKGIELNTSGKRYGMKHGMPSVDILKLYKECGGEIITLGSDSHVASTVAYDFHDSIELLKQIGFTYLTTFNEGVPEFYKLSKL, from the coding sequence ATGTTTGATTATCACATTCACAGTAACTTCTCGGCAGACTGTGAAACGCCGATGGAACAGACGATTGAAAAAGCAATGGAAATTGGGCTGAAGGAGATATGTTTTACGGAGCATATTGATTATGATTATCCGGATGAATCAATTGTGTTTGAGTTTGACCTAAAAGCCTATGACAGAAAAATTCGTGAGATGCAGGCTTCATATAAAGATCGAATCCGGATAAAAAAAGGGGTGGAAATCGGACTGCAGCCGCATTTGCTGAAAAGGTACAATAATTTGTTGGAGAACCATCAGTTTGATTTTATTATCTGTTCCATGCACAGCGCTGAAGGGAAAGATCTCCACTCCGGAAGTTTCTTTGAGGGCAGATCTGCTGAAAAGTCGTGTGAGGCATATTATAATGAGCTGCTAACCTGTATTAAGCATTTTTCAAGGTTTAGTATCCTGGGTCATATTGATTTGGTAAAACGATATTTGCAGCATCAAAGCACTGAAAATTTTCATGAAATCATTCGTGAAATATTCCGCGAGATTATTCCGGCGGGGAAGGGGATTGAACTGAATACATCTGGAAAACGGTATGGTATGAAGCACGGCATGCCAAGTGTGGATATTTTGAAACTGTACAAAGAGTGCGGAGGAGAGATCATAACGCTTGGGTCTGATTCACATGTGGCCTCAACCGTTGCTTATGATTTCCATGACTCAATTGAACTGCTTAAACAGATTGGCTTTACGTATTTAACAACTTTTAATGAAGGAGTGCCGGAGTTTTACAAGCTCAGCAAACTTTAA